Proteins encoded by one window of Nicotiana tabacum cultivar K326 chromosome 10, ASM71507v2, whole genome shotgun sequence:
- the LOC107768584 gene encoding scarecrow-like protein 18 (The RefSeq protein has 1 substitution compared to this genomic sequence): MLGSFGSSSQSHDEETDDQRRRFSSTSPAIQIRQLLISCAELISRSDFSAANRLLTILSTNSSPFGDSTERLVHQFTRALSLRLNRYISSATNFLTPSNVVESSNDSALLQSSYLSLNQVTPFIRFSQLTANQAILEAINDNQQAIHIVDFDINHGVQWPPLMQALADRYPPLTLRITGTGNDLDTLRRTGDRLAKFAHSLGLRFQFHPLLITNNNDNDHDPSIISSIVLLPDETLAINCVFYLHRLLKDREKLRIFLHRIKSMNPKVVTLAEREANHNHPLFLQRFVEALDYYAAVFDSLEATLPPSSRERMTVEQVWFGREIIDIVAAEGDKRRERHERFRSWEVMLRSCGFSNVALSPFALSQAKLLLRLHYPSEGYQLSVSSTSNSFFLGWQNQPLFSISSWR, translated from the coding sequence ATGTTAGGATCCTTTGGTTCATCATCTCAATCTCATGATGAAGAAACTGATGATCAACGGCGGAGATTCAGTTCCACTTCCCCTGCAATCCAAATCCGGCAACTACTCATTAGCTGCGCGGAGTTAATCTCGCGGTCCGATTTCTCGGCCGCAAACAGACTCCTCACCATTTTATCAACTAACTCTTCCCCTTTTGGTGATTCAACTGAAAGATTAGTCCATCAGTTCACTCGCGCACTTTCTCTTCGCCTCAACCGTTATATCTCTTCAGCCACTAATTTCTTGACACCATCTAATGTTGTTGAAAGTTCAAATGATTCAGCTCTACTTCAGTCATCCTATCTTTCCCTAAACCAAGTGACTCCTTTCATTAGATTTAGTCAGCTAACTGCTAATCAAGCGATTTTGGAAGCTATTAACGATAACCAACAAGCGATCCACAtcgttgattttgatattaatcACGGTGTTCAATGGCCACCGTTAATGCAAGCACTAGCTGATCGTTACCCTCCTCCAACTCTTCGGATTACCGGTACTGGAAATGACCTTGATACCCTTCGTAGAACCGGAGATCGTTTAGCTAAATTTGCTCACTCTTTAGGCCTTAGATTTCAGTTTCACCCTCTTTTGATTACCAATAATAATGACAATGATCATGACCCTTCAATAATTTCTTCTATTGTTCTTCTCCCTGATGAGACATTAGCTATCAACTGTGTATTTTATCTTCACAGGCTCTTGAAAGACCGCGAAAAGTTAAGGATTTTTTTGCATAGGATTAAATCCATGAACCCTAAAGTTGTAACGCTGGCCGAGAGAGAAGCAAATCATAATCACCCACTTTTTTTGCAAAGATTTGTGGAGGCTTTGGATTATTATGCAGCTGTGTTTGATTCATTGGAAGCAACTTTGCCACCGAGCAGTAGAGAGAGGATGACAGTGGAACAAGTTTGGTTCGGGAGAGAAATAATTGATATAGTAGCAGCAGAAGGAGATAAGAGAAGAGAAAGACACGAGAGATTCAGATCATGGGAAGTAATGTTGAGGAGCTGTGGATTTAGCAATGTTGCTTTAAGCCCTTTTGCACTCTCACAAGCTAAACTTCTCTTGAGACTTCATTACCCATCTGAAGGATACCAGCTTAGTGTTTCGAGTACGAGTAATTCTTTCTTCTTGGGTTGGCAAAATCAACCCCTTTTTTCCATATCTTCTTGGCGTTAA